The following proteins are encoded in a genomic region of Alistipes shahii WAL 8301:
- a CDS encoding DUF4923 family protein: MKKLLLFTASLLLLGGTTSSAQDWKEALKKAATAAADKATDGKLTQYALAGTWNYTGPGVKFEGGDIASEVGGAALETAVVKQLEKAYAKAGIRPGAGTFTFGKDDDAFTATLGSHTLSGTYEYDAPTHVVTLHFAKGKLNLGSVPGHAYISGQELVLVFPVTRLVEVVTALGSKVSYFSTATTLLSKYKNVYVGFAFSK, encoded by the coding sequence ATGAAGAAACTCCTGCTATTCACAGCATCCCTGCTCCTGCTCGGCGGCACGACCTCCTCGGCGCAGGACTGGAAAGAGGCCTTGAAAAAAGCCGCCACGGCGGCCGCCGACAAAGCCACCGACGGCAAGCTGACCCAATATGCTCTTGCCGGAACGTGGAACTACACGGGTCCGGGCGTCAAGTTCGAAGGAGGCGACATCGCTTCGGAGGTCGGGGGCGCGGCGCTCGAAACCGCCGTCGTCAAACAGCTCGAAAAGGCCTATGCCAAGGCGGGCATCCGCCCCGGCGCCGGAACGTTCACCTTCGGCAAGGACGACGACGCCTTCACCGCCACGCTCGGCTCCCACACCCTCTCGGGAACCTACGAATACGACGCCCCGACACACGTCGTGACGCTCCATTTCGCCAAGGGCAAGCTCAACCTGGGTTCGGTTCCCGGCCACGCCTACATCAGCGGGCAGGAACTGGTGCTGGTCTTCCCGGTCACCAGACTCGTCGAGGTCGTCACGGCGCTCGGCAGCAAAGTCTCCTATTTTTCGACGGCCACGACGCTGCTGTCGAAATACAAGAACGTCTACGTCGGCTTCGCTTTTTCGAAATAA
- the gdhA gene encoding NADP-specific glutamate dehydrogenase: MNEQAQQYVEDFMARLIARNPGEPEFHQAVREVAESLAPHIVTSPILQKMKVLERIAEPERVIIFRVPWLNDKGEIEINRGYRIQMNSAIGPYKGGIRFHPSVNLSILKFLAFEQTFKNSLTTLPMGGGKGGSDFNPKGKSDNEVMKFCQSFMTELQRHIGQDTDVPAGDIGVGGREIGFMFGQYKRLRDEFTGTLTGKGRDWGGSPLRPEATGYGTCYFAQEMLATRNDSFKGKTVCISGSGNVAQYACQKATELGAKVVTLSDSSGYIHDPEGISPEKLEYVMELKNIFRGRIKEYAEKYPSATYYPGERPWGVKCDIAMPCATQNELNGDEAQALVDNGCMCVAEGANMPSTPDAIRIFQQHKLLYAPGKAANAGGVATSGLEMTQNSIRLTWSPEEVDAKLKSIMQNIHAVCVRYGTQSDGYINYVVGANIGGFMKVANAMLAQGCV, from the coding sequence ATGAACGAACAAGCCCAACAGTACGTCGAAGACTTCATGGCCCGGCTGATTGCACGCAATCCCGGAGAGCCGGAATTCCATCAGGCCGTCCGCGAGGTGGCCGAATCGCTGGCCCCGCACATCGTGACCAGCCCGATCCTGCAAAAGATGAAGGTGCTGGAACGCATTGCCGAACCCGAGCGCGTGATTATTTTCCGCGTGCCGTGGCTCAACGACAAAGGCGAAATCGAAATCAACCGCGGCTACCGCATCCAGATGAACAGCGCCATCGGCCCCTACAAGGGCGGGATCCGCTTCCACCCCTCGGTGAACCTCTCGATCCTCAAGTTCCTGGCTTTCGAGCAGACCTTCAAGAACAGCCTCACGACGCTCCCGATGGGCGGCGGCAAGGGCGGCTCGGACTTCAACCCGAAAGGCAAGTCGGACAATGAGGTGATGAAATTCTGCCAGTCGTTTATGACCGAGCTGCAACGTCACATCGGACAGGACACCGACGTTCCGGCGGGCGACATCGGCGTCGGCGGCCGCGAAATCGGCTTCATGTTCGGCCAGTACAAGCGTCTGCGCGACGAATTCACCGGCACGCTCACCGGCAAGGGCCGCGACTGGGGCGGCAGCCCGCTGCGCCCCGAGGCCACGGGCTACGGAACCTGCTACTTCGCGCAGGAGATGCTCGCCACGCGCAACGACTCGTTCAAAGGGAAGACCGTCTGCATCTCCGGCTCGGGCAACGTCGCCCAGTACGCCTGCCAGAAGGCCACCGAACTGGGCGCCAAGGTGGTGACGCTCTCCGATTCGTCGGGCTACATCCACGATCCCGAAGGCATCAGCCCCGAGAAACTGGAATACGTCATGGAGCTGAAGAACATCTTCCGCGGCCGTATCAAGGAGTACGCGGAAAAATATCCGTCGGCAACCTACTACCCCGGCGAACGTCCGTGGGGCGTGAAGTGCGACATCGCCATGCCGTGCGCCACGCAGAACGAGCTGAACGGCGACGAGGCGCAGGCGTTGGTCGACAACGGCTGCATGTGCGTCGCCGAAGGCGCCAACATGCCCTCGACGCCCGACGCCATCCGGATTTTCCAGCAGCACAAGCTGCTCTACGCTCCGGGCAAGGCGGCCAACGCCGGCGGCGTCGCCACCTCGGGACTCGAAATGACCCAGAACTCGATACGCCTCACCTGGTCGCCCGAGGAGGTCGACGCGAAGCTGAAGTCCATCATGCAGAACATCCACGCGGTTTGCGTGCGCTACGGAACCCAGTCCGACGGTTACATCAACTACGTCGTGGGCGCCAACATCGGCGGCTTTATGAAGGTCGCCAACGCCATGCTCGCCCAGGGCTGCGTCTAA
- the rpoN gene encoding RNA polymerase factor sigma-54: MAINQKQVLSLQQKLSPQQIQMIKLLELPAVQLEQRIKQEIEDNIVLEEEERSAEDEEQPPQQISFDEYLREDDTPSYKSRINNFSKDDKQRPVYLTEGRSLQEYLVEQLGYRNLPERDMRLAVYLIGSIDEDGYLRRDLESVADDIAFTMGLETTAGELERLLGIIHELEPAGIGARDLRECLLLQMAQMPVNTRPRRLARKILTSYFDEFVKKHYEKLMARLQISEDDFRDAIAEIRHLSPKPGNLYAEGGTDTTPYIIPDFILDYQDGRFNLSLNSYNVPEVRVNRRYMEMIREMVGSDGRVREKDKEAIQFVKNKIDSAKWFISAIKQRHDTLMRTMQTILDYQQEYFKDGDKSKLRPMILKDIADRTGLDVSTISRVVNSKYVQTQFGIILLKSLFSEAMQTDSGEEVSSYEIKNILQQCIDEEDKRRPLTDETLMDILNSKGYRIARRTVAKYREMLGIPVARLRKQI; this comes from the coding sequence ATGGCTATTAATCAGAAACAGGTACTTTCGCTTCAGCAGAAGCTCTCTCCGCAGCAGATACAGATGATCAAGCTGCTGGAACTGCCCGCCGTGCAGCTCGAACAGCGCATCAAACAGGAGATCGAAGACAATATCGTGCTGGAAGAGGAGGAGCGTTCGGCCGAGGACGAGGAGCAGCCTCCCCAGCAGATCTCCTTCGACGAATACCTCCGGGAGGACGACACGCCGTCGTACAAGAGCCGCATCAACAACTTTTCGAAGGACGACAAGCAGCGTCCGGTCTATCTGACCGAAGGACGGTCGTTGCAGGAATACCTCGTCGAGCAACTGGGCTACCGCAATCTTCCGGAGCGCGACATGCGGCTGGCGGTCTACCTGATCGGCAGCATCGACGAGGACGGCTACCTGCGCCGCGACCTGGAGTCCGTGGCCGACGACATCGCCTTCACGATGGGGCTTGAAACGACGGCCGGGGAGCTGGAACGCCTGCTCGGAATCATTCACGAACTGGAGCCGGCGGGCATCGGCGCGCGCGACCTGCGCGAATGCCTGCTGTTGCAGATGGCGCAGATGCCGGTCAACACCCGTCCGCGGCGGCTGGCCAGGAAGATTCTGACCAGCTATTTCGACGAGTTCGTCAAGAAGCACTACGAGAAACTGATGGCGCGGCTGCAAATATCCGAGGACGATTTCCGCGACGCGATCGCCGAGATCCGCCACCTGTCGCCCAAGCCCGGCAACCTCTACGCCGAGGGCGGCACGGACACCACGCCCTATATCATTCCGGATTTCATCCTCGACTACCAGGACGGGCGGTTCAACCTCTCGCTGAACTCCTACAACGTTCCCGAGGTGCGCGTCAACCGCCGCTATATGGAGATGATCCGCGAAATGGTGGGTTCGGACGGGCGGGTCAGGGAGAAGGACAAGGAGGCCATTCAGTTCGTGAAGAACAAGATCGACTCGGCGAAGTGGTTCATCTCGGCCATCAAGCAGCGGCACGACACGCTGATGCGCACGATGCAGACCATCCTGGACTACCAGCAGGAGTATTTCAAGGACGGCGACAAGTCGAAACTCCGGCCGATGATCCTCAAGGACATCGCCGACCGCACGGGGCTGGACGTGTCGACCATCTCGCGCGTGGTGAACAGCAAGTACGTGCAGACGCAGTTCGGGATCATCCTCCTCAAATCGCTCTTCTCGGAGGCCATGCAGACCGATTCGGGCGAGGAGGTGTCGAGCTACGAGATCAAGAACATCTTGCAGCAGTGCATCGACGAGGAGGACAAGCGGCGTCCGCTGACCGACGAGACGCTGATGGACATCCTCAATTCGAAGGGCTACCGCATCGCCCGGCGCACCGTGGCCAAATACCGTGAGATGCTGGGAATACCGGTGGCAAGGCTTCGGAAACAGATATAG
- the asnS gene encoding asparagine--tRNA ligase, producing the protein MKTQRIVEILKSDAVDTDVVVKGWVRTKRGNKNVAFIALNDGSCVGNIQVVVDLAKISEEQLKPVTTGACLRVDGRLVASPGAGQGVEVQAEKIEVYGTADPESYPLQKKGHSLEFLREIAYLRPRTNTFGAVLRIRHAMAYAIHEYFNKHGFYYFHTPIITASDCEGAGAMFQVTTLDMNNLPRTGEGAVDYAQDFFGKACNLTVSGQLEGELGALSLGRIYTFGPTFRAENSNTPRHASEFWMIEPEAAFFELEDNMELAEDFLKYLIRYALDNCMEDLEFMNKMWDKGLLERLHFVLEHDFKRLDYTEGIEILKASGRKFEFPCDWGCDLQSEHERYLVEEHFKRPVILINYPKDIKAFYMKQNDDGKTVRAMDVLFPGIGEIIGGSEREADYGKLHARVAELGMNEKELWWYLDTRRWGSAPHSGFGLGFDRLLLFVTGMTNIRDVQPFPRTPQHADF; encoded by the coding sequence ATGAAAACGCAGAGAATCGTAGAAATCCTGAAATCGGACGCTGTCGATACCGACGTCGTCGTAAAAGGCTGGGTGCGCACCAAGCGCGGTAACAAGAACGTGGCGTTCATCGCCCTGAACGACGGGTCGTGCGTAGGTAATATACAGGTGGTGGTCGATCTGGCCAAAATCTCCGAGGAGCAGCTCAAGCCCGTGACCACGGGCGCCTGTCTCCGCGTCGACGGCCGTCTGGTGGCTTCGCCGGGCGCGGGGCAGGGCGTCGAGGTGCAGGCCGAAAAAATCGAGGTTTACGGTACGGCCGACCCCGAGAGCTATCCCCTGCAGAAGAAGGGGCATTCGCTGGAGTTTCTGCGCGAAATCGCCTACCTGCGTCCGCGCACCAACACGTTCGGTGCGGTGCTCCGCATCCGTCACGCCATGGCTTACGCCATCCACGAATATTTCAACAAACACGGATTCTACTATTTCCACACCCCGATCATCACGGCTTCGGACTGCGAAGGCGCCGGCGCGATGTTCCAGGTGACGACGCTCGATATGAACAACCTGCCCCGGACCGGGGAGGGGGCGGTCGACTACGCGCAGGACTTCTTCGGCAAGGCGTGCAACCTCACGGTGTCGGGCCAGCTCGAAGGCGAGCTGGGCGCACTCTCGCTGGGCCGCATCTACACCTTCGGCCCCACGTTCCGTGCCGAAAACTCGAACACCCCGCGCCATGCGTCGGAGTTCTGGATGATCGAGCCGGAAGCGGCCTTCTTCGAACTGGAGGACAACATGGAACTGGCCGAGGATTTCCTCAAATACCTCATCCGGTATGCGCTGGACAACTGCATGGAAGACCTCGAATTTATGAACAAGATGTGGGACAAGGGGCTGCTGGAGCGTCTGCACTTTGTGCTGGAGCACGATTTCAAGCGTCTCGACTACACCGAAGGCATCGAGATTCTGAAGGCTTCGGGCCGCAAGTTCGAATTCCCCTGCGACTGGGGCTGCGACCTGCAATCCGAGCACGAGCGCTACCTCGTGGAGGAGCACTTCAAGCGTCCGGTCATCCTGATCAACTACCCCAAGGACATCAAGGCCTTCTACATGAAGCAGAACGACGACGGCAAGACGGTGCGCGCCATGGACGTATTGTTCCCGGGAATTGGCGAAATCATCGGCGGTTCGGAGCGAGAGGCCGATTATGGCAAACTTCATGCAAGAGTCGCCGAATTGGGCATGAACGAGAAGGAACTCTGGTGGTATCTCGATACCCGCCGCTGGGGTTCGGCGCCGCACTCGGGCTTCGGCCTGGGCTTCGACCGCCTGCTGCTTTTCGTGACGGGCATGACCAACATCCGTGACGTGCAGCCGTTCCCGCGGACGCCCCAGCACGCCGACTTCTAA
- a CDS encoding glycoside hydrolase family 2 TIM barrel-domain containing protein, translated as MKRTILTAALAACALSATAQIMEERNPVPMTPGGGRVYRTEVVPYDARHDAEARNREAGGYWKAFEPEVTIATEGPLHAVLEQEIEIPFAWTDGMVYLHVENPGSAYSLWLNDRQVAEVSDPLTPAEFDLTPFIREGANDFKLLMRNDNPARQLDAAAPVVRKSVENSYLYYQNKRSIADFEIGLVPDSLGRDFGMLDLKIVTQNAYNYEEPVTVGYDIYSPQGKLLEFNMTEITIPGRSTDTVRFSPFIYHTYKNKWEAGSKTPPLYKVMLFTRRNGVYKEYMPLKIGFGKTELVDGRIMRLGKELKPVKAGYNAAADRKTTLAELKALKAKGKNTICPDYPQPAWFYELCDSLGLYVIDRANINAPERSGDRTVGGTPSNDPRLVGDYLERVKAMYYRSRNFTCVIAYSLGGPSGNGYNMYKAYQWLKSVEKSRPVIYSDTDGEWNSDL; from the coding sequence ATGAAACGAACGATATTGACGGCTGCGCTGGCAGCCTGCGCGCTCTCTGCGACGGCCCAGATCATGGAGGAGAGGAATCCGGTCCCGATGACGCCCGGAGGAGGCCGCGTCTACCGTACGGAGGTCGTCCCCTACGACGCGCGCCACGACGCCGAGGCCCGCAACCGCGAAGCCGGAGGCTACTGGAAGGCTTTCGAACCCGAGGTGACGATTGCGACCGAAGGTCCTCTCCATGCCGTTCTCGAACAGGAGATCGAGATTCCGTTCGCCTGGACCGACGGCATGGTCTACCTGCACGTGGAAAATCCCGGTTCGGCCTACTCGCTCTGGCTCAACGACCGCCAGGTAGCCGAGGTCAGCGACCCGCTGACGCCCGCGGAGTTCGACCTGACCCCCTTCATCCGCGAGGGCGCCAACGACTTCAAACTGCTGATGCGCAACGACAATCCCGCCCGGCAGCTCGACGCCGCGGCCCCCGTTGTCCGCAAGTCCGTCGAAAACAGCTACCTCTATTACCAGAACAAACGCTCGATCGCCGATTTCGAAATCGGACTGGTGCCCGACTCGCTGGGGCGCGACTTCGGAATGCTCGACCTCAAAATCGTGACGCAGAACGCATACAACTACGAGGAACCCGTCACCGTCGGCTACGACATCTACTCGCCGCAGGGCAAGCTGCTCGAATTCAACATGACCGAAATCACCATCCCGGGCCGCTCGACCGACACGGTGCGCTTCTCGCCGTTCATCTACCACACCTACAAGAACAAATGGGAGGCCGGAAGCAAAACGCCGCCCCTCTACAAGGTGATGCTTTTCACGCGCCGCAACGGAGTCTACAAGGAGTATATGCCCCTGAAGATCGGCTTCGGCAAGACCGAACTCGTCGACGGACGCATCATGCGGCTGGGCAAGGAGCTAAAACCCGTCAAGGCCGGATACAACGCCGCCGCCGACCGCAAGACGACGCTCGCGGAGCTGAAAGCCCTGAAGGCCAAGGGAAAGAATACCATCTGCCCGGACTATCCGCAGCCCGCATGGTTCTACGAGTTGTGCGACTCTCTGGGCCTTTACGTCATCGACCGGGCCAACATCAACGCCCCGGAGCGGAGCGGCGACCGCACCGTCGGAGGCACGCCGTCGAACGACCCTCGGCTTGTCGGCGACTACCTCGAACGCGTGAAGGCGATGTACTACCGTTCGCGCAATTTCACCTGCGTCATCGCCTACTCCCTGGGCGGTCCTTCGGGCAACGGTTACAATATGTACAAGGCCTACCAGTGGCTCAAATCGGTCGAAAAGTCCCGTCCGGTGATCTACTCCGACACCGACGGCGAGTGGAATTCGGACCTGTAA
- a CDS encoding S1/P1 nuclease → MKKLLLLLLFAGLLNTGSVFGWGREGHETIAKIAERNLTKKAKKRIEKYLGGHSIVYFAKWMDEYRHTPEYKFTNNWHTAPVNAELRYEDSMLAKNGNAIYGLEQAIENLKNYRSLTDSAVEVNLKYIIHLVGDMHCPAHIKYTTHDMKYDVLFEDKYHKPHKFPIHSVWDNEIITTTRIWSVSEWADELDRLPKAERQAVAAGTPRDWLHDNAVVCEAQFEWAKPGQRLGQDFLNEALPLIERQIRNAGYRLARVLNELFG, encoded by the coding sequence ATGAAAAAACTGCTGCTGCTACTGCTCTTCGCCGGCCTGCTCAACACGGGGAGCGTCTTCGGATGGGGACGCGAAGGCCACGAGACGATCGCCAAGATCGCCGAACGCAATCTGACGAAAAAAGCCAAAAAGCGCATCGAGAAGTACCTCGGGGGCCACTCGATCGTCTACTTCGCCAAGTGGATGGACGAATACCGCCACACCCCCGAGTACAAGTTCACCAACAACTGGCACACCGCGCCCGTGAACGCCGAACTGCGTTACGAGGATTCGATGCTCGCGAAGAACGGCAACGCCATCTACGGACTGGAGCAGGCCATCGAGAACCTGAAGAACTACCGCAGTCTCACCGATTCGGCCGTGGAGGTCAACCTCAAGTACATCATCCATCTGGTGGGCGACATGCACTGCCCGGCGCACATCAAGTATACGACGCACGACATGAAATACGACGTGCTGTTCGAGGACAAGTACCACAAGCCGCACAAATTCCCCATCCACAGCGTCTGGGACAACGAGATCATCACCACCACGCGCATCTGGTCGGTCAGCGAGTGGGCCGATGAGCTGGACCGCCTTCCGAAAGCCGAAAGGCAGGCCGTAGCCGCCGGAACGCCGCGCGACTGGCTCCACGACAACGCCGTCGTGTGCGAGGCGCAGTTCGAATGGGCGAAGCCCGGGCAGCGGCTGGGACAGGATTTCCTGAACGAGGCCTTGCCGCTGATCGAGCGCCAGATCCGCAATGCCGGATACCGTCTTGCCCGTGTGCTGAACGAACTGTTCGGATAG
- the rlmH gene encoding 23S rRNA (pseudouridine(1915)-N(3))-methyltransferase RlmH has product MTIELIVIGKTDSKEIAALVELYARRVNHYCRFAVTALPDVRNTKSMTVRQQRTAEGEAILRQLTDGDYVTLLDERGEEYRSVEFALWLQKRLNSGVKRLVLVIGGPYGFSDEVYARADGRLSLSRMTFSHQIVRAIFAEQIYRAFTILNNEPYHHE; this is encoded by the coding sequence ATGACCATAGAGCTGATCGTCATAGGAAAGACCGACTCGAAAGAGATCGCCGCGCTGGTGGAACTGTATGCCCGGCGCGTGAATCACTATTGCCGGTTCGCCGTCACCGCGCTGCCCGACGTGCGCAACACCAAAAGCATGACCGTCCGACAGCAGCGCACGGCCGAAGGCGAGGCCATCCTGCGCCAGCTTACCGACGGCGACTACGTGACGCTGCTCGACGAGCGCGGCGAAGAATACCGTTCGGTGGAGTTCGCGCTGTGGCTGCAAAAGCGGCTGAACAGCGGCGTGAAACGCCTGGTACTGGTCATCGGCGGTCCCTACGGCTTCTCGGACGAAGTTTACGCACGCGCCGACGGCAGGCTGTCGCTCTCGCGCATGACCTTCTCCCACCAGATCGTGCGGGCCATCTTCGCCGAACAGATCTACCGGGCCTTCACCATCCTCAACAACGAACCCTACCACCACGAATGA
- a CDS encoding helix-turn-helix transcriptional regulator, producing MQQRPVIAILTANVLVGVGLRSILEKAAPAADVELFGNFQEFAEADPERFIHYFVTAQLFAAHNAFFRARSHRTIVLANGQTPAGVHCIDVQTDEERFVRSLMRLQHSVRRPEHALPVQPQAAQPLTEREAEVLTLIAGGLINKQVADRLGIGLTTVISHRRNIMEKLGIRTAAGLVVYALAAGYVDPDGM from the coding sequence ATGCAGCAGCGCCCCGTCATAGCCATCCTGACCGCCAACGTTCTCGTAGGCGTGGGGCTGCGCTCCATCCTCGAAAAAGCGGCCCCGGCCGCCGACGTGGAACTGTTCGGCAACTTTCAGGAATTTGCGGAGGCCGATCCGGAGCGGTTCATCCATTATTTCGTCACGGCGCAGCTCTTCGCGGCGCACAACGCCTTCTTCCGCGCCCGCAGCCACAGAACCATCGTCCTCGCCAACGGACAGACGCCCGCCGGGGTACACTGCATCGACGTGCAGACCGACGAGGAGCGTTTCGTGCGCTCGCTCATGCGACTGCAACACAGCGTCCGCCGACCGGAACACGCTCTGCCCGTCCAGCCGCAGGCTGCGCAGCCGCTCACGGAGCGCGAGGCCGAAGTGCTGACGCTCATCGCCGGCGGACTGATCAACAAGCAGGTCGCCGACCGGCTGGGAATCGGCCTGACGACCGTGATCTCCCACCGTCGCAACATCATGGAGAAGCTCGGCATCCGCACCGCCGCCGGGCTGGTGGTCTACGCCCTGGCGGCGGGCTACGTCGATCCCGACGGGATGTGA
- a CDS encoding TonB-dependent receptor: MHRKSLVIPLLLLASAAAARTAGGDGPTPDTETADTVIVVDKVQVTAIKQGLVLRSQPVAASIVGGRAIERGRIGAVKNLSQTVPNFHAPDYGSRMTSSIYVRGLGARIDQPVIGLNIDNVPVLNKDNFDTELADAERIEVLRGPQSTLYGRNTMGGVVNVYTLSPLTYEGVRLTAEYGSGDSYRFRASSYYKLSPDLGMAVTGYFTHTGGFFDNDCTGEKCDWERLGGGRWKTQWRNNRGVRIDNTFSFSALDQGGYPYAYAGEDIVRDGKTVIRNGQISYNDPSSYRRTTVSDGLTVRYDAAKYSVSSITSYQYSDDEMTLDQDFTPEPWFTLRQARREHALTEDIVFRSHDGRRYGWLLGAFGFYRHGVMEAPVHFKRTGIEELIVKNANEHLGAIWNEEYSISADELPLYSDFRMPVYGGAVYHESNLRLGRWRLTAGIRFDVEHTSLAYHSRTDMDYFVSKEGGAPAPKRISIDEGNRIAHTYCEVLPKVSLLYAFDEVRNLYISVAKGYKAGGFNTQMFSDILSEKLKWRMAGSQYDEADLMSYEPEYSWNYELGGHFSCMDGAVRGDFAVFYIDVRDQQLTIFPEGQSTGRMMTNAGRTRSVGAEAALQFAPWRSLEINTAYGYTDARFVRYDNGIEDFKDNRIPYAPQHTLSAQAAWTLPTGVKWLGDVVLQAGVRCAGRIWWNEENTLSQPFYALADASVRFEHKHYSLDIWGRNLGGAHYDVFYFKSIGNEFVQRGRPRTFGITLNINI; this comes from the coding sequence ATGCACCGCAAATCGCTCGTCATACCCCTGTTGCTGCTGGCCTCCGCGGCCGCGGCCCGCACCGCGGGCGGCGACGGCCCGACGCCGGACACGGAGACGGCCGACACGGTGATCGTGGTGGACAAGGTGCAGGTGACGGCCATCAAACAGGGCCTCGTGCTGCGTTCGCAGCCCGTCGCGGCGTCGATCGTCGGCGGCCGCGCCATCGAACGGGGCCGCATCGGGGCGGTGAAAAACCTCTCGCAAACGGTTCCCAACTTCCACGCTCCGGACTACGGTTCGCGCATGACCTCGTCGATCTACGTGCGGGGCCTCGGCGCGCGCATCGACCAGCCGGTCATCGGGCTGAATATCGACAACGTCCCGGTGCTCAACAAGGACAACTTCGACACGGAGCTGGCCGACGCCGAACGCATCGAGGTCCTGCGCGGCCCCCAGTCGACGCTCTACGGCCGCAACACGATGGGCGGCGTGGTGAACGTCTACACGCTCTCGCCGCTCACCTACGAGGGCGTGCGGCTGACGGCCGAATACGGCAGCGGGGATTCCTACCGCTTCCGGGCATCGTCCTACTACAAGCTATCGCCCGACCTCGGAATGGCCGTGACGGGCTATTTCACCCACACGGGCGGCTTCTTCGACAACGACTGCACGGGCGAGAAATGCGACTGGGAGCGTCTGGGCGGAGGACGCTGGAAAACGCAGTGGCGCAACAACCGGGGAGTGCGCATCGACAACACCTTCTCGTTCTCGGCGCTCGACCAGGGAGGTTATCCCTACGCCTACGCCGGCGAGGACATCGTGCGCGACGGCAAGACCGTCATCCGCAACGGCCAGATCAGCTATAACGACCCGTCGTCCTACCGCCGCACAACGGTCAGCGACGGACTCACGGTGCGCTACGACGCCGCGAAATATTCCGTCTCGTCGATCACCTCGTACCAGTACTCCGACGACGAGATGACGCTCGACCAGGACTTCACGCCCGAACCCTGGTTCACGCTCCGGCAGGCCCGGCGCGAACACGCCCTGACCGAGGACATCGTTTTCCGTTCGCACGACGGACGGCGCTACGGCTGGCTGCTGGGCGCCTTCGGTTTCTACCGCCACGGCGTGATGGAAGCCCCGGTGCACTTCAAACGCACGGGCATCGAGGAGCTGATCGTCAAGAACGCCAACGAGCATCTGGGCGCGATCTGGAACGAGGAATACTCGATCTCCGCGGATGAACTGCCGCTCTACTCCGATTTCCGTATGCCCGTGTACGGAGGCGCCGTTTACCACGAGTCGAACCTGCGGCTGGGCCGCTGGCGGCTCACGGCCGGCATCCGTTTCGACGTGGAACACACGTCGCTGGCCTACCACAGCCGGACCGACATGGATTATTTCGTCAGCAAGGAGGGCGGCGCGCCCGCGCCGAAACGCATCTCGATCGACGAGGGGAACCGCATCGCCCACACCTACTGCGAAGTGCTGCCGAAGGTCTCGCTGCTCTACGCTTTCGACGAAGTGCGCAACCTCTATATTTCGGTAGCCAAGGGCTACAAGGCCGGGGGATTCAACACGCAGATGTTCTCCGACATCTTGAGCGAAAAGCTCAAATGGCGGATGGCCGGTTCGCAGTACGACGAAGCGGACCTGATGTCCTACGAGCCGGAATACAGCTGGAACTACGAACTGGGCGGCCACTTCTCGTGCATGGACGGCGCCGTGCGGGGCGATTTCGCGGTATTTTACATTGATGTCCGCGACCAACAGCTCACGATCTTCCCGGAGGGACAGAGCACGGGCCGCATGATGACCAATGCCGGCCGCACGCGCAGCGTCGGAGCCGAAGCGGCCCTGCAATTCGCGCCGTGGCGGTCGCTGGAGATCAACACGGCCTACGGATACACCGACGCCCGTTTCGTGCGTTACGACAACGGCATCGAGGATTTCAAGGACAACCGTATCCCCTACGCCCCGCAGCACACCCTCTCGGCCCAGGCGGCATGGACCCTGCCCACGGGCGTCAAGTGGCTCGGCGATGTGGTCCTGCAAGCGGGAGTCCGCTGCGCGGGGCGCATCTGGTGGAACGAGGAGAACACACTTTCGCAGCCCTTTTATGCGTTAGCAGACGCCTCCGTGCGGTTCGAGCACAAGCACTATTCGCTCGACATCTGGGGCCGCAACCTCGGAGGAGCGCATTACGACGTCTTCTATTTCAAGTCGATCGGCAATGAGTTCGTCCAGCGCGGACGCCCCCGGACATTTGGCATCACCCTGAATATAAACATCTAA